In the Thermodesulfovibrionales bacterium genome, TTTCCTCAGCGAGACCACCCTCGGTCAGCCGACCACGCAGCTTTTAAAAATCCATGAAGCCAATGAGATTGCCCGGGCAGAACGCGGCATTTCGCATGCTGAACTGAAGAAATCCGAAGATGAGATTGTTCTTGCCGTACACCAGTTGTATTACGGATTGCTGGTAGCGTACAAGCAAAGAGAGACCGCCGAGGCCATGCTTATTGCAGCCGAGGAGAACCTCAAGGAGAATGAGGATGCTGTCAGGGCCGGCAATCTTCTCGATGTGGCGGTAACGGCAGGCAGGGCGAACCTGCTCCAGTCCAGACAAGAGCTTCTCACTGCGGAGAACAGGATTGCCGACCTGTCCTCGGAACTGAATGATCTGCTGGGCCTTCCAAGCGCCTCTCCCCTGGCAGTGGCCGAGGCCGGCCTCCCGGAGCTGTCGGTGCCGCCCAGGGAATGGTCTTACGAGGAGGCACTGTCCAGAAACCCGGAACTGCGTGGCGCACGCGAAACCGTAGAAAAGTCGCGCCACGCGGTGAACGCCGCCCATTACGAATACATCCCCGACATAACGCTGTTCGCCCGCCACCTCTACCAGGATGGTGCGTCGTTTCTGAAACATAATGTCGGGCTTTTTGGCGCAGAAATGACCTGGAACATTTTCGACTGGGGCAAACGAAAAGGTGAAATCGGCCAGAGGAGCGCTCAACTCTTACAGGCAGAAGAAAACCTCGCAAGAATAGACAACCGCATCAAGGTGGAACTCGACAAGGGATATCGAAAGCTTGAACGGACCAAAACGATGCTGGACGTTACCCATGAGACCCTTCTCTTGTGGAAGGAGAATGAACGCCTCAGCGGAGACCGGCTCAAGGCGGGGACTGTGACGACAGCCAGGCATGCGGAAACTGTTGCGGCGCTAAAGAAGGCGGAAATGGAGGCGCTTCAGGCCTCCCTTGAACATCGCCTCGCGCAAACCGAGCTTAACAAAACAATTGGGCTGCTTACGCCATCCCCAGATTAGGAGAACAAGAGGACAAGGTTAGATCATAACGAATGGGGCGGAGGATGAGAACCATGAAGATGAAAAACTCATTGCTGTCGTTGCTACTATTTCTTTTTGTAGCCGTAGTCGTAGGAGCTGTCATGCTGGCTATGCGCGGATCCTTGCCGCCAATCGCCTTGCCGGTTTTAGTAATTGCAGGTATAGTGACCTTGCTCTTGATATTCAGCGTCGGACAGTCGCGCGACTAAAAAGTTCCTTTTCACATAGGACTCCTGATGAGAGGGACAGGACTCGTGACCAGGACATAAATTTGAGATTCAGGAGGTAGATTTATGGAAGATATCAACCGAATTCCCACCACGGGGCTGCTCGATCCTGGAAAAATACTCGCCGTTCGGTGTTCCCCAAAAGAAGACCCACTATAGGCCTCGCTCACTAACCTCTTCTCAAGAACCCAGTGAGGGAAATGATCCTCACGTGCCGATACTTCCTCAACATAAGCATGGCCTTGTCGCCGGTTACAATTGCTTCGGCGTTGCCCGCAACCGCACATTCGAGAATACGGTTATCAGAATCACCGTCGAAAACCTTCAGCCATTCAGAAGGACGCACGATCTCCCCAATGCCCACAAGGTTGACGGCCACACGGCTTAATGCCTCTGCGTCTTTGCTGAATTTTTTGGCCAGCACAGTGAGGACTTCATCGATGATCTCTCGAGAGATAATAAGGGTATCTTTGCCGTCAATGACCCTCAGCACCGCAGCGTCCCCCTTGCCGCCGGGTAGGGTCAATGCGGAGATGAAAATATTACTATCAAAGACAACCCTCATTTCCTGAGATATCTTTCGAGGTCCTTCTCTGTCAGTACCCCCTTGTCTTTCGCCTTCTTGGACCAGTATCCCTGCATATCCCGGAATTCACCTTTCAGTCTCTTTTGCCTAGCTACCCTAAGGGCATCCTGGATGACCGCGCTTAGCGTCTTCCCCTCTTCCCTTGCAAGTGTCTCGGCATCGGCAGCGAGATCCGGTGGCAGTGATATTGTTTTCTTGACTGCTGTCGCCATTGGTTTGCTCCTTTCTCTGGTATGAATAAATACTACCAACAGACGGGCTGTGGTGTCAATGAGTATCGCTCACATTGGGCGTGGAGGAAACGTAAAAACTATTTATTGCCTGCGGTACTCCGGACATGTGCAAGAGCACGAAACGGTCCGGATTTCAGTAACCTATTGAACCTCCTCAAGTTTGACCGAAATAGTCATCCTCTTTTCATCGCGAATTATTCCGAGGTCTATCACATCTCCAATTCTGTACTTGTCAAATTCGTTCCTCAAGTCATCATATGATGATACAGGCTTATTGTTTACGCTTATAATGATATCGCCAAGTATTATCTCGCCCCCCCTCTGGCGCGTCCCTCTGAGACCAGCTGCCTCTGCGCTGGTCCCTTTCTGAACATTGATAATAAGAATCCCATCAATGCATTGTGTCAAGCATCAGGGGGGCTCTCGTCGCCGGCGATCTCGCCTCTTATCACCTTTTCCGCAGTGTCCTGCTCTTCCTTCTTTACGAGGATTGTAATCTCGCCCATCTTCCCGATATTGACCGGATAGGGACTCACCTTTGAAGACCTCAGGACGACGGATATACCGCCGCTTTCGAGGAGATCCTTGATCATCTCGGCTTCAAGGGGATCGTAGGTTATAAAGACTTCAGCCCAGTCTTCATCCATCAATCATCATAAAACCTTTCGGAGACCGAGAAGTAAATCTTCCCGGCCCGCTCATAGAGCTCAGGCTCTATCTCCTCTTTTCCAAGAACGTACCGGGGCTGTGTAAGCAAGTATCCTATGGTCTTACCTTTATACAGAACGCTCTGGACGTCTACATTCCTGTAGCCTGCTCCATGCCGCATAAAAGTCATCGCATCGTCGAAGGAGCCCTTCGTCATCATTATGTTGGAAGAGAAAGGAACAACCTCTAAGTCGCTTTCAGGACTCTTCAGAAATACGGCCCTGTACTTGTTATCACTTCCGGAACTATAGACGTAGGTGATATAACTCACCTTTGGTATAGCATCGATCATTCTGACGTCCTCCATCCGGATAGCCTGGGCACACGCTGTCGACAGGATCAAACAAAGAACGAACAAGGATTTCGGGCATTTCATCGTATTCGCCTCCTTTTCAAAGTCTCTGTCTCAGCCATCCACAAGCTAACTATAACGCCTTATGGTAGCGCTGTCAAACGACGCAGGTGTATCGCTGACTTGAACGTCGCAATCAGCTGTCAGGCAGGCATGGAAGATTTTGGCAAGGATATTGACTTTAAAATGATGCATGATTTAGTCTAACAATACTGTTCATTCCACCGTCAAACGAACCATGGATGGGAAGTTCGCTGGAGATACTGTCCGGATGGAAGAGAAGATACTCAAGTCCTTCGAAGAAAGCATAAGCGTAAAAGAAAAATTCATAAAGACACACCTCGGGGTGATCGTGGAAGCCTCAAAGATGATTGCTGAAGCCTTCAACGAAGGAAAGAAACTCCTTCTCTTCGGAAACGGCGGCAGCGCCACAGACGCCTCACATATGGCAGCGGAGTTTGTGAACCGTTTCAAGAAGGAGCGGCCAGGGCTTCCTGCAATGGCCCTGAACACGGATGTTGCCGTCATCACCTCCATAGCAAATGATTACGACTATTCCGAGATCTTTGCCCGCCAGCTCAAGTGTCTTTCTGAGGAAGGAGACGTAGTCATTGCCATAAGCACGAGCGGCAGTTCAGCCAATGTGCTGAAGGCGATGGATGCAGCAAAACGAAAGAAGCTCAGAACGATTGTCTTCACGGGAGCAAAGGGCGAAAAGTTGGCTTCAAAAGGCGAGCTTGCCTTTATCGTTCCATCGGACAACACACCGCGAATACAGGAAACCCATTCCACGCTCGGCCATGTCCTCTGCCAGATGGTGGAGGAAATACTCTTTGAGACCCATAGGAAGAGATAGGGCCAATCGCTTGAAGGGTCTGCGGGTTATCGGCATTGACCCCGGAAGTCGTATCTGCGGCTACGGAATCGTAGAGTGCGAAACCGGATCCAATGGGAAGGACGGGTGCCGCTATGTAGCGTCAGGGAGGATCGAGATGTCGCCGGCTGACGCGCTCCACGCAAGGTTGAACGATATCTATTCGGCCCTTGCCGAGATCATCAGGGAATACCGGCCCGTTGAGGCAGTCATCGAGCGTGTATTCTTCGCGAAAAGCGTAAAGGCAGCTCTGCATCTCGGCCACGCGCGAGGGGTCTCGATGCTTGCGGCGACGTCGCAGGGACTCAGGGTTTACGAATACTCTGCGCTGCAGGTGAAGAAGGCCCTTGTCGGTTACGGAAGGGCGGAAAAGAGCCAGGTCCAGGCGATGGTCAGGGCATTCCTCGATCTGAAGATCGCCCTCTCCCCTGACAGTGCGGACGCACTCGCCCTCTCGATCTGCCACCTGAATACCGTGAAGTTCCCGAAACGGTGATGGGAAATCCGTTATCAGTTATGAGTGAGAGAATACTCCTGAAATATGTTTCACATCGCACGGTGCGCCTCGCGGGGTCACGATGATCGGGTCCCTGAGAGGAAAGCTCATATCGAAGAAGCCCGACAATGTCATTGTCGAGGCCTGCGGGGTCGGCTATCTTGTGAACCTGCCTGTGAACCTTCTCTCCTCCCTTCCTCCTGAAGGCTCTCAAGTATTTCTTTCGGTTTACACCCACGTCCGGGAGGATGCTTTACAGCTCTATGGTTTTCCCTCTGAGGACGAAAAGCGGATATTTACGACTCTCCTGGGGGTGACGGGCATAGGTCCGAAGATGGCGCTCAATATCCTCTCGGGCGTAGCGTTAAAGGACTTTCTCCATGCCCTCGACACTGAGGATGTGGCGATGCTCTGCAGGATCCCCGGTCTCGGCAAGAAGACGGCCCACCGGCTCATCCTCGAACTGAAGGAGAAATTGCCAAAGGTCCAGGAACCGAAGGACAGAATATTCGAAGACACTCTTTCCGCCCTCGTGAACCTCGGGTATAAGAAGTCAGAGGCCCAGGAATGCCTTGAGAGGGCGATGAAGAGGGGGTTCACAACGATAGAGGACCTGCTGAAGGAATCACTGAAATATCTCACGGGAGGAAGCGATTCGCAGCGCGGGGGGACACGAGGTTGAAGAGGATCGACGATTCAGCTTCCGGCGGAGAGATAAGTCCGGTCAAGAGTCAGGAGGACCAGAATTTCGAGGCTGTCATCAGGCCGAGGACCTTCGATGACTTTGTCGGCCAGGACAAGATCAAGGAGAACCTCAAGGTCTTTATCACGGCGGCGATGCAGAGGCATGAACCCCTTGACCATGTGCTCTTCGGTGGCCCGCCTGGACTGGGGAAGACGACGCTCGCCAATATCATCGCGAACGAACTGAACGTGAATATCAAGACGACTTCCGGACCCGTGCTCGAAAGGCCCGGCGACCTCGCAGCCATCCTGACCAATCTTTCGGAGATGGATATTCTCTTCATTGATGAAATACACCGTCTGCCGAGGATCGTGGAAGAGGTCCTCTACCCTGCCATGGAGGATTATCAGCTCGATATCATCATCGGCCAGGGGCCGAATGCCAGGACCCTGAAACTCAGTCTTCCCAAATTCACCCTCATCGGCGCAACGACACGGGCAGGACTCCTCACGTCCCCGCTGCGGGACAGGTTCGGTGTCATAAACAGGCTCGAATTCTATGGTCCCCGTGAGCTCAAGAAGATCGTCTTCCGCACCGCAGCGATCTTCTCCGTCGTGATCACCGACGAAGCAGCCCTTGAGATCGCGAGGAGATCGAGGGGAACGCCGAGGATCGCAAACAGGCTCCTAAGGAGGATAAGGGACTTTGCCCAGGTGAGGGGGAACGGTGTTATCAATATAGAAATAACGCGCCATTCCCTCGATGCCCTTGATATCGATGAGAGGGGCCTTGATGAGATGGACAGAAAATTCCTCTCGACGATCATAGAGAAATTCGGAGGAGGCCCTGTCGGCATCGAGACGATCTCAGCGGCCCTCCGGGAAGAACGGGACACCCTCGAAGATGTGTATGAACCCTATCTGCTTCAGGAGGGCCTGATAGAGAGGACTCCCAGGGGCCGCCTCGCAACAAAACTTGCTTACAAGCACCTTGGCGCAAAAGCCCCGGAAGGTCTGTTCTGATGGTACATGAGATTCGTTCCTGCGAGCGTTGATGCGTGAGGCGGTTCAATCCCGCAACCCGGCCTAACCCCTCTCTCCTTCTTCCGTCTTTCCCATCGTTATAGCAAAGTTTTCAGGTGTGTGTGGCAGGGGGTTGGTCCCTATATCCTTGTCAACCAGACGCCGGTCCCCGAAGCTCATGAACGACCAGGGGTAAAGGCGCTTGATATCCGTTGGTTGAATGATTTAGAATTCATTAAAAGCCTTGACTTATACGAGACAGCTTCTGATTTCAAGGAGGTGTGCCATGCTTCTGAGACTCTACTTTAACGACCCGCCGGGCAGGACATGAAGTCATATCAGTTCTGTGGTTGCAGAACTCAAGAAACGCTATACCTTCGACGTCGAGATCGTAAAGAAGACCGACACCGGCGTCGTAAAGAGAATCTTCGCGCTCAAATTTCCCTCCGTCGAGATCGACGGCGAGAGAATTGCTGAAGCGCGGGACATCACTATTGAAGAGCTTGAACAATACATATGTCAACGTTGTTGATGCTGTAACGGCAGCGAGTTATAACAGCCTGTTCGCCGCAACGCCATGACCCAGATCGCACCGCATTTCCACGAAAAAAACAGCCCCAATCTCGGGAGATACAGGATCACCGCAATGTTCTATGACCTCCTCGACCTCCCCTGGGAGTTGATGTATAAGAAGTGGAGGCCCGTCCTCGTCGAAGATGTGCGGGGGTCAGTGCTTGAGGCAGGAATCGGCACCGGGAGGAACCTGAGGTATTATCATCACAATGTGACCCTGACCGCCCTTGACCTGAGCGCAGCCATGCTGAAGCGGGCAAAGAAGCGGGCGAAGGATGCGGCCTGCAGTGTCAACTTTGTTTGTGATGATGCCTGTCTCATGAAATCCATTCCGTCAGTCCGTTATGACTGGATCATCTCGACCTTCCTCTGCTGTGTCATGCCTGAAGAACTTCAGCCCCTTGCACTTGCGCAGTTTTCCCGGGTTCTGAAACCCGGCGGACATTTCAGGCTTTTGGAAATCATCTATTCGAAGACGCCCGCTCTGCGAAAACGGCAGGAGCTCTTTGCCAATTTTGTGGAAAAGGTCTATGGGGCTCGCTTTGATCGCAACACCCTTCACCTCGTCGAAAGCGCTCCGAGGCTGAAGGTTACCAAGACTCGCTTTCTCAAAGACGACACCTATCTGCTCATCGAGGGAATCAGGACTGCCGATGATTGAGCAGCGCAAAAAGCCCATGACACGCCTCCTCCTCTAATCCCAGTCGAGCAGCCTCTGCTCGCCTTCAAGTTTCCGGATTCCCGTGACATCCTGGCTCACCTCCATCGTCCCTCTGTAAAAGCCCTTTGCGTCACGCACGGCAAAGTATCTGATATGGATGAACCTGCCCTTCATCTGGATCCAGAAATCGGCAACGTCTCTCTTTCCGCTCCTGAACTCATCGAGAATCTTCTGGACTATATGGAAACTCTTTGGGGGATGGCACTTCTGGACCTTCCTCCCGATGACGCCGGGACTCCGCGGAAAGACCCTCTCTCGTGTTTGGGAATAGTAGACAATCTCATCGTTCTCATTCACAAAGGAGATGTCAACGGGCAGATGGGTAAGGAGGAGGTCCACCTGTTCGGGGGTCAGCCGGCCGGTGCTGAGACTCAGTTCCCCGGCCGCAACCGCTTTCTCTGCAGGGGAAACCTCAACAACAGGCATCCATCCCTTTTCCGGCTCGACCCAGGCATATCCGATCTCCTCTTCACCCTTTCTCACCTTAACCCAATCTCCTTCGCTCAGCATCTCCAAAGCCATGGGGAAGAGGATATGCTCTTCCTTGTAGATCATATCGATGATACTTTGCAGCAGGTACTTGATCGTCCCGTAAACCAGTGGCACCTGGAGCTCGGCAACCTGTCCCCTCGCGTACTTCAGCGTCTGGCGTACGTCGTCATGGATGGCCCACATGACCTCGGAGGGCCCGGTGATTTCGTGCAATTCGAGGACCGGGAACAACTGGTTCTCCTTTCTGAGGTAGTGGAGGTTGATATCAGACAATCGGTCTATGAGTTGAAGGAGACTCTTCCTATGCTGTCTGAAGACCTCTTTCTCAGGGGTATCACAGAGTTTCTCGAGGACGCCCTTAATCTCCAGCACTATTCCCTCGGCAACCCTGTTCTCTTTCATGAAGGTATGGAGGGGATGTCCGGCGGGTGCGGTCGGCGCCTCCTGTTTACCGAGAGCCTCCTTGAATACCTCAACGTGAACATCACAGAGGCGCTTAATCTCGGTCTCCGGCATACCCTCCGCCATGAGGTTCTGCTCCATCCTCGCTATCTCCGAGGGATCGATATCCTTGATAAGCTCATGGAACCTTCTCTTCAGGACCTCCATATCAACGCCCTTATGAAGGTCCTTAATGATATCCTTTAAGATCTCTTGCCGTGCCTCGGCGCCTGAAACCGCTCCGACCTCCTCTCCGACTTCTCTCGCAACAGTGACCCGCTCTCCCGTCTTTGCCTTGATTTCAGCGGCGATCTCGGCAAGCAACTCGTTGAGTTCAATTCCCCCTATGGCGGCAACATGGGACAAAGGGGCCACCTTCCCTACCGTCTTTCTCATCACCGTACTCTGCAACATCTTGAACTTCGGCGACCTGTTGACGAAAAAGTCCATCAAGAAGGGATAATCCTTTAAGAGGTCATCGATCTTTGTCTTCCCACTCAGTTCCATCTCTTCCTCCCGGACGTTATTCAGTGCTGATCAGACCCTTTGTGCCTTTCAGAAAGAGTCAGCGGATCTCACTCACTTGAATTGTATCGAAGAACCTGCTGAAAGGCAACAGAGAGAATACCGTGGCCATTTAACCCATCTGATAGAGCGCCTGTCTTTGTTGTACAATAGTCTCATAGACTAACCTTCACGTTGCATAACACTACCTTCTCCGGGAAGGCGGGCACGCACAGGGCTTCGATCTATTCCTGCTTGACCGTTGTTTGCAACATTAAGGTAAATGTTTCCTGGAGGGATAGGATGAAAAGGATTGCGAATTTCTTATTCGAGGCTGGGATGCTTAAGCGCACGCCAAGGACCGGCTTCCAGTTCCTCGGTTCCGGTGCTGAATCGGTCGCGGAGCATATCTTCAGGACGGTCTATATCGGTTACACCCTCGGCCATCTTGCAAAGGACGTTGACACAGACAGACTCATCAAGATCTGCCTCTTCCATGATCTCTCTGAAGCGAGGACGGGCGACCTGAATTATGTGAACAAGAAATATGTGACTGCTGATGAGGAAAGGGCCGTTCATGACCTTGCAGACACATTGCCCTTTGGCGACGAGATCAGAGAACTGATCACGGAGTTTATGGAAGGGGAAAGCCTCGAGGCCCGCCTTGCTTACGATGCAGACCAACTCGAAATCATCCTTGCTCTGAAGGAATACAAAGACCTCGGCAATACCTATGCCGACGAATGGCTCTCTTTCGCCGTCAGGCGTCTTAAAACGGACACGGCAAAGGAGCTCGCAGAGACGATCCTCGAGACAGACTCTTCCCTCTGGTGGTTTTCCGACAAGGGCGACTGGTGGATCAGAGGGGGCAAGGAAGGAAAGAAGAGCGGATCAGCAAAAAAGGCAAAAAAAAAGACCAACAAATAAATCACAGAGTCACAAGGGAACAAAGAACAAAGACTCCGCCTCGTCACCCACCTGTTCAGTCCACAAATGTCGAGACCATGGGAAAACGATTTGGTTAGGCTGCCCGAAGGGTCTTCGTCAACCTATCGGCAACAGCGTCAATAAACTCTTCAGTGAGCGCGTATTTGTCCACTTTCGGTTCGGCAATGAGCATGAGATCCTTTGTCATGATCCCGCTCTCGACGGTCTCGATAACGGCCTTCTCGATGGTACCGGCAAAACGGACAACCTCGGGGGTATTGTCGAGTTCACCCCTCTTCACAAGCGCGCCGGTCCACGCAAAGATCGTCGCGATGGAGTTCGTCGAGGTAGGATTCCCCTTCAGGTGCTCATAGTAATGTCTCTGCACGGTGCCATGGGCCGCCTCAAACTCATACTTTCCGTCGGGAGAGACGAGTACCGAAGTCATGAGTCCGAGGCTCCCAAAGCCCGTCGCTACCATATCGGACATCACGTCGCCGTCATAATTCATACACGCCCACATCATCCCGCCCTCAGATTTTATGATCTGCGCGACGGCGTCGTCGATTAGGAAATAACGGTACCGGATACCCTTCTTCTCGAACTCCAGCCTGACCTTCTCGACCTCTTCTCCGAAGACATCGCGGAAAAACCCGTGGTACTGTTTCGAGATCGTGTCCTTTGTCCCGAACCAGAGATCGATCTTCTCGCTGAGGGCATAATTGATGCAAGCCTTCGCAAAGCTCCTGATGGAAGACTCCGTGTTGTGCATGCCCATGACGACGCCGCGGCCCTTGAAAGCGCAGACCTTTACGGATTTCTTCCCATCCCCCTTTTCAGGAGTAAAAACGAGTTCAGCGGTGCCAGGCACGTCGACGACGAACTCGGCACTCTTGTAAATATCACCATAGGCGTGACGCCCGATGATTATCGGTTTCTTCCACCTGCTCACCGCGGGAGGAATATTCTTTATGATGATCGGCTTCCTGAATACCGTGCCGTCCATGATCGAACGTATCGTGGCATTGGGGCTCTTCCATTGCTCTTTCAGACCATATTCCCTGACCCTGGCTTCGTTCGGCGTAATCGTCGCACACTTCACTCCTATGCCTATCTCCTTCGTCGCCTCGGCCGCCTCCACCGTAACCTTGTCATCGGTATCGTCACGGTGTTTGATACCCAGGTCATAATAACGGAGATCAACGTCGAGGAAGGGCGTGATAAGCTTCGCCTTTATTGAATGCCAGATGATTCTCGTCATCTCGTCGCCGTCCATCTCGACGATGGGATTCTTCACTCTCAGTTTCGTAAACAGAAAACCTCCTTTGCCCGGCAAGGAGCGCTCTGATCCGTCATCCCCAGTCGTATCTATGCCTCCTTTTATGGTGTATATGCTGCTCGGCTGAGAGGGCGGCGACACAGCCGTTCGCCGCAGCCAGGACGACCTGTCTAACTTCCGTGCAGGTGACATCGCCGGCTCCGAAGACCCCGGGGATAGACGTCTCCATCATTCTGTTGGTAACGACGCATTCGATTTCGCTGAGCTCCACGGTGTTGCCGAGAAAATCAATAATAGGCTTGCTCCCATGGAGATAGATAAAGACCCCTGACAGCTCGAGGACCTTCTCATTCCGGTCGCTGTCGAACATCCGTAACTTTTCAACAACTTCATTCCCCTCTATGGCTGTTACACTATGCCCTGTCAGGACCCTGACCTTTTCTGCCTTCAGAACAGGATGATCTTCTGCCACTTTCAGTTTCTTCGAAGGAGCGATGAGGTACACAAGATCGGCAAACCCTGTGAGAAGTCCTGTCTCCTTCACCGCCTCCTCTGAATCGCCAATGACACAGACAGTCTTTCCCCGGTAAAAAGCAGCATCACATATGGCGCAGTAGCTCACACCCCTGCCAAGAAACTCGGCCTCACCCTTTATCGCAGGCTTTCGCCCCATCGATCCCGTGGCGATAATAACCGTCCTGCCCTGATACATGCCGTCCATGGTGTAGACCTCTTTTGTCTCGCCGTCGAGTTTGACTCCCACCACCTGTTTTTCGACATACTCGGCGCCGAACCCGATGGCCTGTTTCCTGAAGATATCGAGGAGCTCCTTGCCGCTGAGAGGTTCCATGAGCCCCGGGTAGTTCTCGATCCTGCTTGAATAGGCGATGGCGCCGGCTGATGCCGACTTATCCAGGATGATGGTCCTGAGGTTCGCCCGTGCTGCGTACTGGGCAGCAGTGAGTCCGGCCGGGCCACCTCCGACAATCACGACATCATATATGGTATCTGCCATGGAAAATCCTCCTCTCCGCAAGAAAGAGATCGACCATGAATCTAGAATCGTCTCATGATGTTGTAGCAGGTGTCCCTTTGAGCAGGTCTGAACCCCGCCGATTGAATGGCGCCGATGATGTCCTTCTTCGAAACCCTGAAGCCCACCCCCGTTGAAGCAACAACATTTTCTTCGATCATGGTCGATCCGAAGTCATTCGCGCCGAATCTCAGGGCAACCTGTGCAAGCTTCAATCCCTGGGTGACCCACGACGCCTGAATGTTCTCCACGTTGTCAAGGTAGAGTCTCGAGAGCGCAAGGACCCTCAGATAGTCGACGGCCGTTGCAGAATGGACTTTTCTTTGCCGGTTCAACTCCGTATTCCCCGGCTGAAAAGACCAGGGGATAAAGGCGGTGAAACCGCCTGTCCTGTCCTGAAGGTCGCGTATGCTGTCAAGGTGCTCAAGAATATCTTCAGGAGTCTCGACACTCCCGAACATCATAGTCGCCGTCGTCCGCATGCCGAGACGGTGGGCCTCCCCCATGACCTTCAGCCAGACCGGCGATTTTATCTTCCGGGGACTCAGGATCTCCCTCACCCTGTCCGACAGGATCTCTGCGCCTCCGCCCGGGATCGAATCGAGGCCTGCCTTCTTCAGGATGACGAGCGTTTCTCTGATTGTGAGGTTATGCCTGTCAGCAAGATAGGATACCTCGGGCGGTGAAAAACCATGGATATTCACTTCATACCGTTCTTTGATGACCCTCAGCAGATCGACATAATAATCGAGTCCGAGGTCAGGATG is a window encoding:
- the ruvB gene encoding Holliday junction branch migration DNA helicase RuvB; translation: MKRIDDSASGGEISPVKSQEDQNFEAVIRPRTFDDFVGQDKIKENLKVFITAAMQRHEPLDHVLFGGPPGLGKTTLANIIANELNVNIKTTSGPVLERPGDLAAILTNLSEMDILFIDEIHRLPRIVEEVLYPAMEDYQLDIIIGQGPNARTLKLSLPKFTLIGATTRAGLLTSPLRDRFGVINRLEFYGPRELKKIVFRTAAIFSVVITDEAALEIARRSRGTPRIANRLLRRIRDFAQVRGNGVINIEITRHSLDALDIDERGLDEMDRKFLSTIIEKFGGGPVGIETISAALREERDTLEDVYEPYLLQEGLIERTPRGRLATKLAYKHLGAKAPEGLF
- a CDS encoding DUF438 domain-containing protein; translated protein: MELSGKTKIDDLLKDYPFLMDFFVNRSPKFKMLQSTVMRKTVGKVAPLSHVAAIGGIELNELLAEIAAEIKAKTGERVTVAREVGEEVGAVSGAEARQEILKDIIKDLHKGVDMEVLKRRFHELIKDIDPSEIARMEQNLMAEGMPETEIKRLCDVHVEVFKEALGKQEAPTAPAGHPLHTFMKENRVAEGIVLEIKGVLEKLCDTPEKEVFRQHRKSLLQLIDRLSDINLHYLRKENQLFPVLELHEITGPSEVMWAIHDDVRQTLKYARGQVAELQVPLVYGTIKYLLQSIIDMIYKEEHILFPMALEMLSEGDWVKVRKGEEEIGYAWVEPEKGWMPVVEVSPAEKAVAAGELSLSTGRLTPEQVDLLLTHLPVDISFVNENDEIVYYSQTRERVFPRSPGVIGRKVQKCHPPKSFHIVQKILDEFRSGKRDVADFWIQMKGRFIHIRYFAVRDAKGFYRGTMEVSQDVTGIRKLEGEQRLLDWD
- a CDS encoding DUF2007 domain-containing protein, coding for MDEDWAEVFITYDPLEAEMIKDLLESGGISVVLRSSKVSPYPVNIGKMGEITILVKKEEQDTAEKVIRGEIAGDESPPDA
- a CDS encoding PDZ domain-containing protein — protein: MTQCIDGILIINVQKGTSAEAAGLRGTRQRGGEIILGDIIISVNNKPVSSYDDLRNEFDKYRIGDVIDLGIIRDEKRMTISVKLEEVQ
- the ruvC gene encoding crossover junction endodeoxyribonuclease RuvC yields the protein MRPIGRDRANRLKGLRVIGIDPGSRICGYGIVECETGSNGKDGCRYVASGRIEMSPADALHARLNDIYSALAEIIREYRPVEAVIERVFFAKSVKAALHLGHARGVSMLAATSQGLRVYEYSALQVKKALVGYGRAEKSQVQAMVRAFLDLKIALSPDSADALALSICHLNTVKFPKR
- a CDS encoding D-sedoheptulose 7-phosphate isomerase, which gives rise to MEEKILKSFEESISVKEKFIKTHLGVIVEASKMIAEAFNEGKKLLLFGNGGSATDASHMAAEFVNRFKKERPGLPAMALNTDVAVITSIANDYDYSEIFARQLKCLSEEGDVVIAISTSGSSANVLKAMDAAKRKKLRTIVFTGAKGEKLASKGELAFIVPSDNTPRIQETHSTLGHVLCQMVEEILFETHRKR
- the ruvA gene encoding Holliday junction branch migration protein RuvA, with amino-acid sequence MIGSLRGKLISKKPDNVIVEACGVGYLVNLPVNLLSSLPPEGSQVFLSVYTHVREDALQLYGFPSEDEKRIFTTLLGVTGIGPKMALNILSGVALKDFLHALDTEDVAMLCRIPGLGKKTAHRLILELKEKLPKVQEPKDRIFEDTLSALVNLGYKKSEAQECLERAMKRGFTTIEDLLKESLKYLTGGSDSQRGGTRG
- a CDS encoding class I SAM-dependent methyltransferase, with protein sequence MTQIAPHFHEKNSPNLGRYRITAMFYDLLDLPWELMYKKWRPVLVEDVRGSVLEAGIGTGRNLRYYHHNVTLTALDLSAAMLKRAKKRAKDAACSVNFVCDDACLMKSIPSVRYDWIISTFLCCVMPEELQPLALAQFSRVLKPGGHFRLLEIIYSKTPALRKRQELFANFVEKVYGARFDRNTLHLVESAPRLKVTKTRFLKDDTYLLIEGIRTADD
- a CDS encoding HD domain-containing protein, producing the protein MKRIANFLFEAGMLKRTPRTGFQFLGSGAESVAEHIFRTVYIGYTLGHLAKDVDTDRLIKICLFHDLSEARTGDLNYVNKKYVTADEERAVHDLADTLPFGDEIRELITEFMEGESLEARLAYDADQLEIILALKEYKDLGNTYADEWLSFAVRRLKTDTAKELAETILETDSSLWWFSDKGDWWIRGGKEGKKSGSAKKAKKKTNK
- a CDS encoding putative toxin-antitoxin system toxin component, PIN family — translated: MRVVFDSNIFISALTLPGGKGDAAVLRVIDGKDTLIISREIIDEVLTVLAKKFSKDAEALSRVAVNLVGIGEIVRPSEWLKVFDGDSDNRILECAVAGNAEAIVTGDKAMLMLRKYRHVRIISLTGFLRRG